Proteins found in one Bacillus subtilis subsp. subtilis str. 168 genomic segment:
- the yybD gene encoding putative acetyltransferase (Evidence 3: Putative function from multiple computational evidences; PubMedId: 28032445; Product type e: enzyme): MNVKKITSEQDLHTAFEIRKAVFVEEQGCPISDEFDEFDTLHGDCQHILAYHQNVPVGTARVRIVGHTGKLERICILKSYRKFGLGKVIVDALERIVKEQGISAFKLHGQTQAAGFYEKLGYRTASEEFMLDGIPHVLMTKQDDSAL, translated from the coding sequence ATGAATGTCAAAAAAATCACGTCAGAACAGGATTTACATACAGCGTTTGAAATCAGAAAGGCAGTATTTGTAGAGGAACAAGGCTGTCCCATTTCGGATGAATTCGATGAGTTCGATACACTCCACGGTGACTGCCAGCACATCCTGGCTTATCATCAGAATGTACCTGTTGGCACTGCACGTGTCCGTATCGTTGGCCACACGGGGAAACTGGAACGAATCTGCATTCTGAAGTCTTACCGCAAATTCGGTTTGGGAAAAGTGATCGTCGATGCATTAGAACGTATTGTAAAAGAACAAGGCATTTCTGCCTTCAAACTGCACGGCCAGACACAGGCGGCAGGCTTTTATGAAAAGCTCGGCTATCGGACTGCATCAGAAGAATTTATGCTGGACGGCATTCCGCATGTGCTGATGACAAAACAAGACGATTCTGCGCTATAG